The proteins below come from a single Cannabis sativa cultivar Pink pepper isolate KNU-18-1 chromosome 3, ASM2916894v1, whole genome shotgun sequence genomic window:
- the LOC115709426 gene encoding uncharacterized protein LOC115709426 isoform X3, with translation MKIQFKMNMNHVQKMNVVVLKTRMAHSFMVMIMKLIYQILNQQTISLAVNADCRSSYSPENPPPPSEWLEETLIDLYLSGYSNQAVNAGDDDDLKLATKETDNIEFQADVNVDDYELEEGEWIPEDDFDVTQSCENISNEGASWDEENWRAQYGQVIQPSEETIPEVPAVDLWDWSMVRGSRKDGKGEISRLVGRLMKRSAKLHPSMPTGGGLLKTAPICEVHLDLVRVKTGQIYKLRNPSAKFLGSLLTFDSSNPTKDWGFPELSFQEQPRPYSKSTEKIESKTADGLVGNDFPPCQDQVPSLDKNRSCAYRDRAAERRALHGGFGVGPGQKNTMVGDMPSSPVSDSTEEAAAEALNMTFGAGSYARKILENMGWKEGETLGKTMKGLVEPIQAEGNIGSAGLGYPRVRRRTKH, from the exons ATGAAAATTCAGTTCAAGATGAACATGAACCATGTACAAAAGATGAATGTTGTGGTGCTCAAAACGAGAATGGCTCATTCTTTCATGGTGATGATTATGAAGCTGATTTATCAAATCCTG AATCAGCAAACCATTTCACTTGCAGTGAACGCAGATTGTAGAAGCAGTTATTCTCCTGAAAACCCACCTCCTCCATCAGAATG GTTAGAAGAGACACTCATTGATCTTTACTTATCGGGCTATTCAAACCAAGCAGTGAATgctggtgatgatgatgatctgaAATTGGCAACCAAGGAGACTGATAACATTGAATTTCAAGCTGATG TGAATGTTGATGATTACGAGTTAGAAGAGGGTGAGTGGATTCCTGAAGACGATTTTGATGTAACTCAATCATGTGAAAACATATCAAATGAAG GTGCTTCTTGGGATGAAGAGAATTGGAGAGCTCAGTATGGTCAAGTCATTCAACCTTCCGAAGAGACTATTCCAGAGGTCCCTGCCGTTGATTTATGGGACTGGTCTATGGTTAGGGGGTCTAGAAAAGATGGTAAAGGTGAGATTTCAAGGCTTGTTGGGAGACTGATGAAGAGATCTGCGAAGCTCCATCCCTCTATGCCTACTGGTGGCGGTCTTCTGAAGACTGCACCAATATGTGAAGTGCATCTTGATCTGGTACGAGTAAAAACAG GACAAATATATAAGTTACGGAATCCGAGTGCAAAATTCTTAGGTTCCCTGTTGACGTTTGATTCTTCTAACCCAACCAAAGACTGGGGATTTCCTGAACTGTCCTTTCAAGAGCAACCCCGTCCTTATTCTAAATCCACGGAGAAGATTGAATCAAAAACTGCTGATGGTTTAGTTGGCAATGATTTCCCTCCATGCCAAGATCAGGTTCCATCTTTGGACAAG AATAGAAGCTGTGCATATAGAGACAGAGCTGCTGAGAGAAGAGCCTTGCATGGAGGATTCGGTGTGGGTCCAGGACAAAAGAATACAATGGTTGGTGATATGCCATCCTCACCTGTTTCGGACTCTACAGAGGAAGCTGCAGCCGAGGCATTGAACATGACATTTGGAGCCGGAAGTTACGCCAGAAAAATTCTAGAAAACATGGGTTGGAAAGAg GGGGAGACACTAGGGAAAACCATGAAAGGCTTAGTTGAACCTATACAAGCAGAAGGAAATATTGGGAGCGCTGGATTGGGGTATCCTAGGGTAAGAAGAAGAACTAAGCATTGA
- the LOC115709426 gene encoding uncharacterized protein LOC115709426 isoform X1, whose translation MADSAESDSHNTDSVFVWDESSKLYFHASSGFYHDPNAGWYYSTNDGLYYKFENGNYVLLHSDAETADNIDMPQNEVTVHENSVQDEHEPCTKDECCGAQNENGSFFHGDDYEADLSNPVNADCRSSYSPENPPPPSEWLEETLIDLYLSGYSNQAVNAGDDDDLKLATKETDNIEFQADVNVDDYELEEGEWIPEDDFDVTQSCENISNEGASWDEENWRAQYGQVIQPSEETIPEVPAVDLWDWSMVRGSRKDGKGEISRLVGRLMKRSAKLHPSMPTGGGLLKTAPICEVHLDLVRVKTGQIYKLRNPSAKFLGSLLTFDSSNPTKDWGFPELSFQEQPRPYSKSTEKIESKTADGLVGNDFPPCQDQVPSLDKNRSCAYRDRAAERRALHGGFGVGPGQKNTMVGDMPSSPVSDSTEEAAAEALNMTFGAGSYARKILENMGWKEGETLGKTMKGLVEPIQAEGNIGSAGLGYPRVRRRTKH comes from the exons ATGGCGGATTCTGCAGAATCCGATTCTCACAACACCGATTCAGTATTTGTTTGGGATGAAAGCTCTAAGCTTTACTTCCATGCCAG TAGTGGATTTTACCACGACCCAAACGCTGGCTGGTACTATAGTACTAATGatggtctttactacaaattcGAGAATGGAAATTATGTGCTCCTTCATTCTGATGCGGAGACG GCTGATAACATTGATATGCCTCAAAATGAAGTAACTGTTCATGAAAATTCAGTTCAAGATGAACATGAACCATGTACAAAAGATGAATGTTGTGGTGCTCAAAACGAGAATGGCTCATTCTTTCATGGTGATGATTATGAAGCTGATTTATCAAATCCTG TGAACGCAGATTGTAGAAGCAGTTATTCTCCTGAAAACCCACCTCCTCCATCAGAATG GTTAGAAGAGACACTCATTGATCTTTACTTATCGGGCTATTCAAACCAAGCAGTGAATgctggtgatgatgatgatctgaAATTGGCAACCAAGGAGACTGATAACATTGAATTTCAAGCTGATG TGAATGTTGATGATTACGAGTTAGAAGAGGGTGAGTGGATTCCTGAAGACGATTTTGATGTAACTCAATCATGTGAAAACATATCAAATGAAG GTGCTTCTTGGGATGAAGAGAATTGGAGAGCTCAGTATGGTCAAGTCATTCAACCTTCCGAAGAGACTATTCCAGAGGTCCCTGCCGTTGATTTATGGGACTGGTCTATGGTTAGGGGGTCTAGAAAAGATGGTAAAGGTGAGATTTCAAGGCTTGTTGGGAGACTGATGAAGAGATCTGCGAAGCTCCATCCCTCTATGCCTACTGGTGGCGGTCTTCTGAAGACTGCACCAATATGTGAAGTGCATCTTGATCTGGTACGAGTAAAAACAG GACAAATATATAAGTTACGGAATCCGAGTGCAAAATTCTTAGGTTCCCTGTTGACGTTTGATTCTTCTAACCCAACCAAAGACTGGGGATTTCCTGAACTGTCCTTTCAAGAGCAACCCCGTCCTTATTCTAAATCCACGGAGAAGATTGAATCAAAAACTGCTGATGGTTTAGTTGGCAATGATTTCCCTCCATGCCAAGATCAGGTTCCATCTTTGGACAAG AATAGAAGCTGTGCATATAGAGACAGAGCTGCTGAGAGAAGAGCCTTGCATGGAGGATTCGGTGTGGGTCCAGGACAAAAGAATACAATGGTTGGTGATATGCCATCCTCACCTGTTTCGGACTCTACAGAGGAAGCTGCAGCCGAGGCATTGAACATGACATTTGGAGCCGGAAGTTACGCCAGAAAAATTCTAGAAAACATGGGTTGGAAAGAg GGGGAGACACTAGGGAAAACCATGAAAGGCTTAGTTGAACCTATACAAGCAGAAGGAAATATTGGGAGCGCTGGATTGGGGTATCCTAGGGTAAGAAGAAGAACTAAGCATTGA
- the LOC115709425 gene encoding uncharacterized protein LOC115709425: MGSYWAGLLYLNIYISTAALDTCHLIRLHPLSSSFFQLNHFPFWFLSRKEVENLMKFAGENMKSSDFMDKRIMELPRSDSDEFSYDIGKDDFDSSFEFHSIRRVVPPCSRDSSFQVETSTDGVLLSVIDLKMEAHFKNLIHVVEGISVRMCQLENRTRKIEYSVEELKGSSEFNQGKSGAKLRELENILNEVQGGIQDLRDKQEISLVQLQLGKLQMLKDQQQSQNQKTKIHTSSCQGLVSSIQQHSNQPNITSVTPPQQFPVLSSIQQHSNQSNQIIVTFPQHFPPDHLNVPPPQIQSHQNLPPMPTAEHFLAQAYHNQNISVSQAESNYSLPPPMFNPESTQQHHCMPPIQQPQSTSTAPYQPYQQAPQFPLASQLQPSPLLSPSHDVEPQTYHPSLAHNFKEISYMPPQSYNTNTHETYNAPAYAPPTKQMYFSSKQNIGYNQPSKTTGYYYPEHAQPSRDSSFNDVFSRSGFPSQYSKSIMNSSEPAPFLLARGSEDRFSQPPASNSLPHALPMASEVDSESGSSEAGDSIPIEDVINNIVGMGFRRDMVRATVKKMTENGQSVDLNVVLDKLMNNREVPNEIHKFGL; the protein is encoded by the exons ATGGGCTCTTATTGGGCTGGGCtactatatttaaatatatatatatcgacGGCTGCTTTAGACACGTGTCATTTGATTCGACTGCATCCGTTGTCGAGCTCTTTTTTTCAACTGAACCATTTTCCGTTTTGGTTTCTTTCTCGGAAAGAGGTGGAAAATCTGATGAAATTCGCGGGTGAAAATATGAAGTCGTCCGATTTTATGGACAAGCGGATTATGGAACTTCCTCGATCCGATTCTGATGAATTCTCATACGACATAGGCAAGGACGATTTCGATTCCAGCTTCGAATTCCACTCTATACGACGTGTCGTTCCACCATGCTCACGCGATTCCAGTTTCCAG GTTGAGACTTCTACTGATGGAGTGCTACTATCTGTGATCGATCTCAAAATGGAGGCGCATtttaagaatttaatacatgttgtGGAAGGTATTAGTGTTCGAATGTGTCAACTAGAGaatagaacaagaaaaatagagTATTCTGTTGAGGAATTGAAAGGATCATCTGAGTTTAACCAGGGAAAATCTGGAGCAAAGTTGAGGGAGCTAGAGAATATTCTCAATGAG GTTCAAGGTGGTATTCAAGACTTAAGAGATAAACAAGAGATATCACTAGTGCAACTGCAATTGGGAAAGCTTCAAATGTTAAAAGATCAACAACAATCACAAAACCAGAAGACCAAAATTCACACTAGTTCATGTCAAGGTCTGGTATCATCTATTCAGCAGCATAGTAACCAACCAAATATCACTTCTGTAACTCCTCCACAACAATTTCCTGTGCTGTCATCTATTCAACAACATAGTAACCAATCTAACCAAATTATTGTTACTTTTCCGCAACATTTTCCTCCTGATCATCTCAATGTTCCTCCTCCTCAAATTCAATCCCATCAAAATTTGCCTCCTATGCCAACAGCAGAGCATTTTCTAGCCCAAGCATATCATAACCAAAACATTTCTGTTTCACAGGCAGAATCTAATTACTCGTTGCCACCGCCTATGTTTAATCCAGAATCTACACAACAGCATCACTGTATGCCCCCAATTCAGCAACCACAATCAACATCTACAGCACCATATCAACCTTACCAGCAAGCCCCACAATTTCCGTTGGCCTCACAATTGCAGCCATCTCCTCTACTAAGCCCTTCTCATGATGTTGAACCACAAACCTATCATCCTTCATTGGCTCACAATTTTAAAGAGATCTCTTACATGCCACCTCAAAGCTACAACACAAACACTCATGAGACCTATAATGCACCTGCCTATGCTCCTCCCACGAAACAAATGTATTTTAGTTCAAAACAGAACATAGGTTATAATCAACCTTCAAAAACTACAGGGTACTACTATCCTGAGCATGCTCAACCAAGCAGAGATTCTAGTTTCAATGACGTTTTTTCACGTTCTGGTTTTCCTTCCCAGTACAGCAAATCAATAATGAATTCCTCAGAACCTGCACCATTTCTTTTGGCCCGTGGTAGTGAAGACAGATTCTCACAGCCACCAGCTTCCAATTCATTACCTCATGCATTGCCAATGGCCTCTGAGGTTGATAGTGAATCAGGTTCTAGTGAGGCTGGAGACAGCATTCCCATTGAAGatgttattaataatattgtAGGAATGGGATTTCGGAGAGATATGGTGAGAGCGACAGTGAAGAAAATGACTGAGAATGGGCAGTCAGTAGACCTTAATGTCGTTCTGGATAAGCTCATGAATAATAGAGAAGTCCCGAATGAGATTCATAAATTTGGTCTGTAG
- the LOC115710462 gene encoding uncharacterized mitochondrial protein AtMg00810-like, with protein MSVEFHALTKQGTWTLVPYAPHMNVIDNKWVHKVKLNVDGASLVYLLVYVDDILINVSNTRLISNLNKVFSLKDLGPIHYFLGVEIYCDTTGMYLTQTKNITDLLPRLHMEGAKSCPNPTSSTTKLSLTNGEPFPDITLYRSTLGAL; from the exons ATGTCAGTAGAGTTTCATGCTCTTACTAAACAAGGTACTTGGACTCTTGTTCCATATGCTCCACACATGAATGTGATTGACAATAAGTGGGTACATAAAGTGAAGCTAAATGTTGACG GTGCATCCCTAGTTTACTTGTtagtatatgttgatgatatacttATCAATGTATCAAATACAAGACTCATCTCTAATTTGAACAAAGTTTTTTCTCTTAAAGACTTGGGGCCAATTCATTATTTTCTTGGTGTGGAAATCTATTGTGATACAACAGGAATGTACTTAACTCAAACAAAGAACATCACTGACCTCCTACCAAGGTTACATATGGAGGGGGCAAAGAGTTGTCCTAATCCTACAAGCTCAACAACTAAACTAAGTCTTACCAATGGTGAGCCATTTCCAGATATAACACTGTATAGAAGCACTTTAGGTGCACTTTAA
- the LOC115710249 gene encoding FKBP12-interacting protein of 37 kDa produces MVTDTGDSPKEVVCVPHNSFASYFSSLLHFLTLQSPADLNPNPFPLPLQSMASHNHLDDDDDFGGDFPGPQTTRRSGSKRNFGDLEDDEDDFFGSKKANSAVEETAPGVATGMILALRESLQTCKDTLATYQTELEAAKTEIQKWHSSFQNESFIPMGTTPEPRQVINYLQTLKNSEESLREQLEKAKKKEGAFIVTFAKREQEIAELKSAVRDLKSQLKPPSMQARRLLLDPAIHEEFTRLKNLVEEKDKKVKELQDNIAAVQFTPQSKMGKMLMAKCRTLQEENEEIGNQAAEGKMHELAMKLALQKSQNAELRSQFEGLYTQMDGLSNDVERSNEMVVVLEEKLEEKDVEIQRLKQELLQQQKSSIEEKTTDSPTSNKKSSTEMSPGQDDN; encoded by the exons ATGGTAACGGATACAGGTGATTCCCCAAAGGAGGTCGTCTGTGTTCCTCACAACTCTTTTGCTTCCTATTTCTCTTCTCTGCTACACTTTCTTACTCTACAGTCTCCGGCGGACCTAAATCCTAACCCATTTCCGCTTCCACTTCAATCAATGGCTTCCCACAACCATTTGGATGAC GATGATGATTTTGGAGGGGATTTCCCTGGACCTCAAACCACCAGGCGTTCAG GAAGCAAGAGAAACTTTGGGGATCTTGAGGACGATGAAGACGATTTTTTTGGCTCCAAGAAG GCTAACTCAGCAGTTGAAGAGACTGCCCCTGGTGTTGCAACAGGAATGATTTTGGCTCTTCGTGAAAG TCTTCAAACTTGTAAAGATACACTTGCAACATACCAA ACGGAACTTGAAGCTGCTAAAACTGAGATTCAAAAGTGGCATTCCTCTTTTCAGAATGAGTCCTTTATACCTATGGGGACTACTCCTG AACCTAGACAAGTGATCAATTACCTTCAGACATTGAAGAATTCTGAGGAGTCATTGAGGGAACAG TTAGAAAAAGCAAAAAAGAAGGAAGGTGCATTTATAGTGACATTTGCAAAACGAGAGCAGGAGATAGCAGAGCTGAAG TCTGCAGTTCGAGATTTGAAATCACAGCTCAAGCCACCATCAATGCAA GCAAGGAGACTATTACTAGATCCAGCAATCCATGAAGAGTTCACACGTTTAAAG AATTTGGTCGAGGAGAAAGACAAAAAGGTGAAGGAATTGCAGGATAATATTGCAGCTGTCCAATTTACTCCCCAGAGCAAGATGGGAAAGATGCTGATGGCTAAATGCCGAACTTTGCAAGAGGAAAATGAAGAGATTGGAAATCAAGCTGCTGAGGGAAAG ATGCATGAATTAGCAATGAAGCTTGCTTTGCAAAAATCCCAGAATGCAGAACTGAGAAGCCAATTTGAAG GACTGTACACTCAGATGGACGGGTTATCTAATGATGTGGAAAGATCAAATGAAATG GTGGTTGTATTGGAAGAGAAGCTAGAAGAGAAAGACGTAGAGATCCAAAGGCTGAAACAAGAGCTGCTGCAGCAGCAGAAAAGTTCGATAGAGGAGAAAACTACTGATTCACCAActtctaataaaaaaagtagCACTGAAATGAGTCCGGGCCAAGATGACAACTGA
- the LOC115709426 gene encoding uncharacterized protein LOC115709426 isoform X2, producing MADSAESDSHNTDSVFVWDESSKLYFHASGFYHDPNAGWYYSTNDGLYYKFENGNYVLLHSDAETADNIDMPQNEVTVHENSVQDEHEPCTKDECCGAQNENGSFFHGDDYEADLSNPVNADCRSSYSPENPPPPSEWLEETLIDLYLSGYSNQAVNAGDDDDLKLATKETDNIEFQADVNVDDYELEEGEWIPEDDFDVTQSCENISNEGASWDEENWRAQYGQVIQPSEETIPEVPAVDLWDWSMVRGSRKDGKGEISRLVGRLMKRSAKLHPSMPTGGGLLKTAPICEVHLDLVRVKTGQIYKLRNPSAKFLGSLLTFDSSNPTKDWGFPELSFQEQPRPYSKSTEKIESKTADGLVGNDFPPCQDQVPSLDKNRSCAYRDRAAERRALHGGFGVGPGQKNTMVGDMPSSPVSDSTEEAAAEALNMTFGAGSYARKILENMGWKEGETLGKTMKGLVEPIQAEGNIGSAGLGYPRVRRRTKH from the exons ATGGCGGATTCTGCAGAATCCGATTCTCACAACACCGATTCAGTATTTGTTTGGGATGAAAGCTCTAAGCTTTACTTCCATGCCAG TGGATTTTACCACGACCCAAACGCTGGCTGGTACTATAGTACTAATGatggtctttactacaaattcGAGAATGGAAATTATGTGCTCCTTCATTCTGATGCGGAGACG GCTGATAACATTGATATGCCTCAAAATGAAGTAACTGTTCATGAAAATTCAGTTCAAGATGAACATGAACCATGTACAAAAGATGAATGTTGTGGTGCTCAAAACGAGAATGGCTCATTCTTTCATGGTGATGATTATGAAGCTGATTTATCAAATCCTG TGAACGCAGATTGTAGAAGCAGTTATTCTCCTGAAAACCCACCTCCTCCATCAGAATG GTTAGAAGAGACACTCATTGATCTTTACTTATCGGGCTATTCAAACCAAGCAGTGAATgctggtgatgatgatgatctgaAATTGGCAACCAAGGAGACTGATAACATTGAATTTCAAGCTGATG TGAATGTTGATGATTACGAGTTAGAAGAGGGTGAGTGGATTCCTGAAGACGATTTTGATGTAACTCAATCATGTGAAAACATATCAAATGAAG GTGCTTCTTGGGATGAAGAGAATTGGAGAGCTCAGTATGGTCAAGTCATTCAACCTTCCGAAGAGACTATTCCAGAGGTCCCTGCCGTTGATTTATGGGACTGGTCTATGGTTAGGGGGTCTAGAAAAGATGGTAAAGGTGAGATTTCAAGGCTTGTTGGGAGACTGATGAAGAGATCTGCGAAGCTCCATCCCTCTATGCCTACTGGTGGCGGTCTTCTGAAGACTGCACCAATATGTGAAGTGCATCTTGATCTGGTACGAGTAAAAACAG GACAAATATATAAGTTACGGAATCCGAGTGCAAAATTCTTAGGTTCCCTGTTGACGTTTGATTCTTCTAACCCAACCAAAGACTGGGGATTTCCTGAACTGTCCTTTCAAGAGCAACCCCGTCCTTATTCTAAATCCACGGAGAAGATTGAATCAAAAACTGCTGATGGTTTAGTTGGCAATGATTTCCCTCCATGCCAAGATCAGGTTCCATCTTTGGACAAG AATAGAAGCTGTGCATATAGAGACAGAGCTGCTGAGAGAAGAGCCTTGCATGGAGGATTCGGTGTGGGTCCAGGACAAAAGAATACAATGGTTGGTGATATGCCATCCTCACCTGTTTCGGACTCTACAGAGGAAGCTGCAGCCGAGGCATTGAACATGACATTTGGAGCCGGAAGTTACGCCAGAAAAATTCTAGAAAACATGGGTTGGAAAGAg GGGGAGACACTAGGGAAAACCATGAAAGGCTTAGTTGAACCTATACAAGCAGAAGGAAATATTGGGAGCGCTGGATTGGGGTATCCTAGGGTAAGAAGAAGAACTAAGCATTGA
- the LOC115709426 gene encoding uncharacterized protein LOC115709426 isoform X4: MKIQFKMNMNHVQKMNVVVLKTRMAHSFMVMIMKLIYQILQTISLAVNADCRSSYSPENPPPPSEWLEETLIDLYLSGYSNQAVNAGDDDDLKLATKETDNIEFQADVNVDDYELEEGEWIPEDDFDVTQSCENISNEGASWDEENWRAQYGQVIQPSEETIPEVPAVDLWDWSMVRGSRKDGKGEISRLVGRLMKRSAKLHPSMPTGGGLLKTAPICEVHLDLVRVKTGQIYKLRNPSAKFLGSLLTFDSSNPTKDWGFPELSFQEQPRPYSKSTEKIESKTADGLVGNDFPPCQDQVPSLDKNRSCAYRDRAAERRALHGGFGVGPGQKNTMVGDMPSSPVSDSTEEAAAEALNMTFGAGSYARKILENMGWKEGETLGKTMKGLVEPIQAEGNIGSAGLGYPRVRRRTKH; encoded by the exons ATGAAAATTCAGTTCAAGATGAACATGAACCATGTACAAAAGATGAATGTTGTGGTGCTCAAAACGAGAATGGCTCATTCTTTCATGGTGATGATTATGAAGCTGATTTATCAAATCCTG CAAACCATTTCACTTGCAGTGAACGCAGATTGTAGAAGCAGTTATTCTCCTGAAAACCCACCTCCTCCATCAGAATG GTTAGAAGAGACACTCATTGATCTTTACTTATCGGGCTATTCAAACCAAGCAGTGAATgctggtgatgatgatgatctgaAATTGGCAACCAAGGAGACTGATAACATTGAATTTCAAGCTGATG TGAATGTTGATGATTACGAGTTAGAAGAGGGTGAGTGGATTCCTGAAGACGATTTTGATGTAACTCAATCATGTGAAAACATATCAAATGAAG GTGCTTCTTGGGATGAAGAGAATTGGAGAGCTCAGTATGGTCAAGTCATTCAACCTTCCGAAGAGACTATTCCAGAGGTCCCTGCCGTTGATTTATGGGACTGGTCTATGGTTAGGGGGTCTAGAAAAGATGGTAAAGGTGAGATTTCAAGGCTTGTTGGGAGACTGATGAAGAGATCTGCGAAGCTCCATCCCTCTATGCCTACTGGTGGCGGTCTTCTGAAGACTGCACCAATATGTGAAGTGCATCTTGATCTGGTACGAGTAAAAACAG GACAAATATATAAGTTACGGAATCCGAGTGCAAAATTCTTAGGTTCCCTGTTGACGTTTGATTCTTCTAACCCAACCAAAGACTGGGGATTTCCTGAACTGTCCTTTCAAGAGCAACCCCGTCCTTATTCTAAATCCACGGAGAAGATTGAATCAAAAACTGCTGATGGTTTAGTTGGCAATGATTTCCCTCCATGCCAAGATCAGGTTCCATCTTTGGACAAG AATAGAAGCTGTGCATATAGAGACAGAGCTGCTGAGAGAAGAGCCTTGCATGGAGGATTCGGTGTGGGTCCAGGACAAAAGAATACAATGGTTGGTGATATGCCATCCTCACCTGTTTCGGACTCTACAGAGGAAGCTGCAGCCGAGGCATTGAACATGACATTTGGAGCCGGAAGTTACGCCAGAAAAATTCTAGAAAACATGGGTTGGAAAGAg GGGGAGACACTAGGGAAAACCATGAAAGGCTTAGTTGAACCTATACAAGCAGAAGGAAATATTGGGAGCGCTGGATTGGGGTATCCTAGGGTAAGAAGAAGAACTAAGCATTGA